Proteins encoded together in one Microcebus murinus isolate Inina chromosome 18, M.murinus_Inina_mat1.0, whole genome shotgun sequence window:
- the TCAP gene encoding telethonin produces the protein MATSELSCQVSEEDCERREAFWAEWKDLTLSTRPEEGCSLHEEDAWRRETYHQQGQCQALVQRSPWLVMRMGILGRGLQEYQLPYQRVLPLPIFTPAKMGATKEEREGTPVPLQDLLALETALGGQCVDRQEVAEITKQLPPVMPVSKPGALRRSLSRSMSQEAQRG, from the exons ATGGCCACTTCAGAGCTGAGCTGCCAGGTGTCTGAGGAGGACTGCGAGCGCCGAGAAGCCTTCTGGGCTGAGTGGAAGGACCTGACGCTGTCCACGCGGCCTGAAGAGGG TTGCTCGCTGCATGAGGAGGATGCCTGGCGCCGTGAGACCTACCACCAGCAGGGGCAGTGCCAGGCGCTGGTGCAGCGCTCCCCCTGGCTTGTGATGCGGATGGGCATCCTCGGCCGCGGGCTGCAGGAATACCAGCTGCCCTACCAGCGGGTGCTGCCGCTGCCCATCTTCACGCCCGCCAAGATGGGTGCCACCAAGGAGGAGCGCGAGGGCACCCCCGTCCCACTGCAGGATCTGCTGGCACTGGAGACAGCCCTGGGTGGCCAGTGTGTGGATCGCCAGGAGGTGGCTGAGATCACCAAGCAGCTGCCCCCCGTGATGCCTGTCAGCAAGCCCGGTGCCCTCCGCCGCTCCCTGTCCCGCTCCATGTCCCaagaagcacagagaggctga